The proteins below come from a single Gaiellales bacterium genomic window:
- the dxr gene encoding 1-deoxy-D-xylulose-5-phosphate reductoisomerase, with amino-acid sequence MRTVAILGATGSVGMQALEVVRRSPELQLVGLAAHASADEAVASARALGATTIALADPAAGARAAAAFDGAVLTGPSAAVDLVSQLGADVVLNAIVGSAGLLATMAALEAGSDLALANKESLVAGGELVTAAVRRSGRLLLPVDSEHSALQQCLEGIPPEAVESLVLTASGGPFRGWDAEQLAGVTPAQALAHPTWSMGAKITIDSATLMNKGLELIEAHHLFGMPYGQIEIVVHPQSIVHGMARLRDGALIAHVGLPDMRVPITYALTYPAREATDAPRLDLTKPLSLAFEPPDVAAFGCLGLARSAGEAGGTAPCALNAANEVAVAAFLAGECTFPQIADTVAAVLDATVVEPLESVEQVLAADAQARSAARDRLGVAA; translated from the coding sequence ATGAGGACGGTGGCCATTCTCGGCGCTACCGGCTCGGTCGGGATGCAGGCGCTCGAGGTCGTCCGCCGCTCACCCGAGCTGCAGCTGGTCGGCCTGGCGGCGCACGCATCCGCGGACGAGGCGGTTGCCTCCGCGCGCGCCCTCGGCGCGACGACGATCGCGCTCGCCGACCCGGCTGCCGGTGCTCGCGCCGCCGCCGCGTTCGACGGCGCGGTGCTGACCGGCCCCTCCGCCGCCGTCGATCTCGTCTCCCAGCTCGGCGCGGACGTCGTGCTGAATGCGATCGTCGGCTCGGCCGGACTGCTGGCGACGATGGCGGCGCTCGAGGCCGGCAGCGACCTGGCGCTGGCGAACAAGGAGAGCCTCGTCGCCGGGGGCGAGCTGGTCACAGCCGCGGTGCGGCGGAGCGGCCGTCTGCTGCTGCCGGTCGACAGCGAGCACTCCGCGCTCCAGCAGTGTCTCGAGGGCATCCCGCCCGAGGCTGTCGAGTCCCTGGTTCTCACAGCGTCGGGGGGCCCCTTCCGCGGCTGGGACGCCGAGCAGCTGGCGGGCGTCACGCCCGCGCAGGCGCTCGCGCACCCGACCTGGTCGATGGGCGCGAAGATCACCATCGACTCCGCGACGCTGATGAACAAGGGGCTCGAGCTGATCGAGGCGCACCACCTGTTCGGGATGCCGTACGGCCAGATCGAGATCGTCGTGCACCCGCAGTCCATCGTGCACGGCATGGCGCGGCTCCGCGACGGTGCGCTGATCGCCCACGTCGGGCTGCCCGACATGCGCGTGCCCATCACCTATGCGCTCACCTACCCCGCGCGCGAGGCGACCGATGCGCCGCGGCTCGACCTCACGAAGCCGCTGTCGCTCGCGTTCGAGCCTCCGGACGTGGCCGCGTTCGGCTGTCTCGGCCTGGCACGATCGGCCGGCGAGGCGGGCGGCACCGCGCCGTGCGCGCTGAACGCCGCGAACGAGGTCGCCGTGGCCGCCTTCCTGGCAGGCGAGTGCACGTTCCCGCAGATCGCCGACACGGTCGCGGCCGTGCTCGACGCGACGGTGGTCGAGCCGCTCG